DNA sequence from the Candidatus Kaistella beijingensis genome:
TTCAAGATACAGACTGTGGAGAAGAGAAAAATGGCCGGTTTTGGTTTTTCACCTCTCGTTTATTTTGATTTTTATTGGTGGTGCAATTACACGATACATCAGCTACGAAGGAATTATGCACATTCGTGAAGGAGAGACTTCTAACTCGGTGATTACGGATAAAAATTTCTTTAAAATTCAAATTGAAGAAAAAGGCGATGTTCTTAATTATCAAGATGTTCCGTATTTGATGTCGCCACTTCACAAAAATTTCAAGGCGAATTATGATTATCACGGAAAACAAATTTCTGTAAAGGCAACCGATTTTATCCAAAGAAAAAAAGACAGTTTGGTAGCCGATCAATCGGGTGAAGAATTCTTGCATGTCGTTTCTGCGGGACAAAAAGGAAGAGAAAATATCTATATCAAATCCGGCGAATCCAAATCGGTTAACGGAACTTTGGTGACTTACAATCGTCCCATTGAAGGCGCTGTAGAATTTAAAGATGACAACGGAAATTTAATGATTAAAACTCCTGTTGATGCAGAATTCATGACGATGGCAACTCAAGCGACAGGTGCAACAAAAAAAGACGAATTCCAACCATTGGCTTTGAGAAGCTTATATACAATTAATGATTTGCGTCTTGTTGTTCCAGAAGGTTTGAAAAAAGGAAAACTCATTGCTTACGAAGGCGACCGCAAAAAAGATAAGGATGTTCCCGACCAATTGACGGTTGAAGTTCAGGGACCAAAAACGAAACAACTCGTAAATCTTTCTGTAGAAAAGGGAAATCCAAATGCTTTCAAACAAATTTCTATGGATGGGATGAACATTATTCTAGGTTTCGGCCCGAAAGTTTATAACACGCCTTTCTCTTTAAAATTAGATGATTTCGTGATGGAGACTTATCCGGGAAGTTCGTCACCAAGTGCGTATGAAAGCCACGTTCAAATAATCGATAGAGGCAAACAAACGCCTTATAAAATTTACATGAACCACGTTTTAAATCACGGCGGTTACCGATTTTTTCAGGCAAGTTTTGATCCCGACAGACAAGGAACGGTACTTTCTGTAAACCACGATTTTTGGGGAACTTTGATTACCTATATTGGATATTTCTTCCTGTTTACAGCGATGTTCATCGTTTTCTTTTGGAAAGGAACTCATTTTTGGAAACTCAATAAAATGCTGAAAAATGTGAACAAAAAAAGAACGCTTTCCGTTTTGTTGATTCTTTTAAGTTTAAGTTTCAACGCACAAAAAATTGAAACGCACGGAACTGACGACGGTTCAGGAAAACAGCAAAAACATTCTTCAAATGACGGACATGACCACGGAAATGCAGACGCAGCTTTACTATTGGAAACGAAACCCGTGAAAGAACAAAACTCTCTGGCGTTACGTTCTCCGAAACCGATTTCGCCAGATGAAATCATTGCGAGAAACAAAATCTCAAAAGAACACGCCGATAAATTTGCCTATTTGTTGGTGCAAAACTATGAAGGGCGAATTGTTCCGATGAACACGCAAGCTTTGGATGTTTTAAGAAAACTTTACAAAAAAGACAGCTTCAAAGGAACCGACGGAAAAAGCTTAACTGCAAATCAGTGGTTTCTTTCCATCAATACCGATACTGCAAGCTGGACTATGGTGCCGATTATCAAAGTTGGAACAAAAGGTGGAGATGAATTGGCTAAAAAAACAAAAGCCAACGAAGACGGTTATACGACTTTAATGTCGCTTTTTCCTGCAGATGCACAAGGAAATCTACATTATGTTTTAGAAGACGATTATCAGGAAGCTTTCCGGAAAAAACCGGCAGAACAGACCAATTACGACAAAGAAGTTATCGCCGTAAATGATCGTGTTCAGGCTTTCAACGAATTTTTCAGCGGACAGTTTATGCGAATTGTTCCCGTCCAAAACGATCCGAATTCAACATGGCATTCTTGGCTAGACCAAAAATTTGAACCGGATATGGAATCTCAAAAGGTAATGGGTCCTTATTTTTCTGAAGTTTTGGCAGCTCAAAAATCAGGCGATTGGAGCAAAGCAGACGCTGAACTGGTGAAATTGGAGCAATATCAACAAACTTGGGGGAAAAATGTTGTTCCGCCAAAATCAAAAGTTGATTTGGAAGTGTTCATGAACAAAGTAAATATCAACTTTCATCTGTTGATTTTCTACACAATAATTGGCGGACTATTATTGTTGTTAGGATTTATCGAACTTTTCAAACCCAATAAAATCATCAACAAAACCATCAAAATTTTAATTATGATTGGTTTGGTCGGATATTTTGCACAATTTTTAGGATTGGTTGCAAGATGGTATATTTCCGGTCACGCTCCTTGGAGTAACGGTTACGAAGCAATCATCTTCATTTCATGGGTGGGAATTACCGCAGGTTTGGTTCTGTACAGAAATTCAAACGCACTAATTCCTGCAGCAGGATTTATGGTTGCAGTGATTATGATGGGATTTGCACACGGTGGTTCTGCGCTTGATCCGCAAATTACTCCTCTTGTTCCTGTTTTAAAATCTTATTGGCTCATCATTCACGTGGCGATTATTACTGCGAGTTACGGATTCTTCGGCTTGTCGATGGTGATTGCGGTGATTGTTTTGTTTTTCTATATTTTTGCCAACAAAAAAGTTTATAAAATTCATCACGACCATACCGTCAAAGAACTGACAATTGTCTCAGAAATGTCTTTAACCATAGGACTCTATGCACTTACTGTCGGAACATTTCTTGGCGGAATTTGGGCAAACGAATCTTGGGGAAGATATTGGAGTTGGGATCCGAAAGAAACTTGGGCATTCATTTCCGTGATGGTTTATGCATTCGTTCTCCACATGCGACTGGTTCCCGGTTTGCGCGGAAGATGGGCGTTTCACGTTGCCGCATTATTTGCGATTTCGAGCGTGGTGATGACCTATTTCGGGGTAAATTATTATTTGAGCGGACTGCATTCTTACGCAGCAGGTGACCCGATTCCTGTTCCGCTGTGGGTTTATCTCGGTTTGGTGTTTATGGTGACTTTATCCGTTGTCTCTTATTTGAGGTTTAGAGAATTACAGAAATCTTTGAAGATTAAAGCATAACAAAAACTTCCCGGAAATAATTTTTCGGGAAGTTTCTTTTTGGAGCAAGAAGTTTTTGTCTTCTTTTAGAAATCAGTCCCGTTTTCCGCACTCGCTTTTTTCTGCGGCGGCGAAGCCGCCGCAGAAAAAGAGCTCAAACAAATGCTGCAACCGGGGCTAAAAACTTGTTGATGTTTGTCTTTTGAGGTGACCAATATTGGGAAAAATTAGCTGTATCAATAGGGGCGGGCTTTAGCCCGCTTTTAAAAATCAAGTCCACTTGGCTTTAGCCTAAATTTATTATTTGTTTGAGGGAATTTAGTAATCTATTGCAATTATCTTCACCTATATAAACGTTCTTCAAATGATCCAAAAAATTTCGCTACCTTTATAAAAAGAACAAAATGTCAGAATTAGTTTCCCTTATTCAATCATCATATCTCTACGAAATCGAACTCGCAAAATCAAAGCTCGCTTCAAGAGAAATCCCAAGTTACATCAAAAACGAATACGTCAATAATGTCGCAGTTTTTCCGATTGCTCAAAACTACTACTTAATGGTGAGCGAAAGAGATTTTGAAAACGCCCAAAATATTCTCGAAGAAGACGATTCTTTAGACGACAACGAGATACTATGATTTGAGATTTTAGCATATCCATTAAGTGGAATTTTTGTTTTAAAAGAGTCAACTTGGCTTTTTTTACTTTTGTCTTGGCTCTTATTTTCTTTATCTTTACACAAAATTTTTTACAAAAATGATCGACTGGAAAACCGTAAAAGAATACGAAGACATCACCTACAAAAAATGCGGCGCCGTTGCGAGAATCGCTTTTAACAGACCAGAAGTTCGCAACGCATTCCGCCCCAAAACGACTTCCGAATTATACGACGCTTTTTATCATGTTTCAGAAGATCCTTCAGTTGGAGTCGTTCTTTTGACAGGAGAAGGACCAAGTCCGAAAGATGGTGGTCACGCTTTTTGCAGTGGCGGCGATCAAAAAGCTCGTGGACATCAAGGTTATGTTGGTGATGACGGAAGACATCGCTTAAATATTTTGGAAGTTCAGCGTTTGATTCGTTTCATGCCAAAAGTTGTAATTGCCGTTGTAAATGGTTGGGCTGTAGGAGGAGGACATTCACTTCACGTAGTTTGCGACTTGACTTTGGCGAGTGAAGAACACGCTATTTTCAAACAAACCGATGCAGATGTCACAAGCTTCGACGGTGGTTATGGTTCTGCATACTTAGCAAAAATGGTTGGACAGAAAAAAGCCCGTGAAATTTTCTTTTTAGGTAGAAATTATTCCGCCAAAGAAGCAGAAGATATGGGAATGGTTAATGCTGTAATTCCTCATGCTGATTTAGAAGATACCGCTTTTCAGTGGGCACAGGAAATTTTAGGAAAATCGCCAATGTCCATCAGAATGTTAAAATTTGCCATGAATTTAACAGATGACGGAATGGTTGGTCAACAAGTTTTTGCAGGTGAAGCAACACGTCTCGCTTATATGACAGACGAAGCCAAAGAAGGCAGAAACGCTTTCCTGGAAAAAAGAAAACCCGATTTCGGAGAAAATAAATGGATATCTTAAATGAGATTTGAGATTTTAAGATTTGAGGTTGGAGACCATTATTCGTCTCGTGTCTCGTGTCTCTCAATCTCTTTTCTATAAATTTTAGTTATGTTGGATTGGATTCAAGCCGCACGTTTGCGCACATTACCACTTTCCATGAGTGGAATTATCATGGGTTCGTTCATCGCAAGATGGCGAATTTTAGAGAACGGCGGAACTTGGGATTGGAAGATTTTTGCGATGGCGATTTTGGTGACTTTGCTTTATCAAATTTTGTCAAACTTTGCCAACGATTACGGCGACGGAATTAAGGGAACCGATAAATTAAGAGGCAACGAAGCTGAACAAAGAGCCGTTGCTTCCGGAAAAATTTCTGCAAATCAGATGCGGAACGCCGTGATTTTATTTGCCATTCTTTCTTTAATTGCAACGGTTGCACTTTTATATCTTGCATTTTATCCCGATTTTATAAAAGAATTTTGGACTTTTGTGGGATTGGGAATTGCGTGCATTTTGGCTGCAATTGGCTATACTGTCGGAAAAAAACCTTATGGATATTTAGGTTTGGGCGATATTTTCGTATTTGTGTTTTTTGGTTTGGTTTCCGTTTGTGGAAGCTATTTTCTGTTCACAAAAACATTTGATTGGGATATCTTAATTCCCGCAACAGCGGTTGGAATGCTAAGTACGGCGGTTTTGAACCTGAACAATATGCGCGATATTGAAAGCGACGAATTAAGCGGAAAGAAAACTTTGGCTTTAAGATTAGGGTTCAAATATGCGATGGTTTATGAAATCGTTTTACTAATGTTACCTTTAATTTTAATTTTGACCTTTTTAGGGGTAAATGGTTTCATTAAAGACGGAAAATATTATCCGTTTATCGTGATGATTTTATTGTTCCCAATGACGGCTTTGAGACGAAAAATAATGGCTGTAAAAGAACCAAGAGAACTGGACCCATTTTTAAAGCAAGTAGGAATTTTAACTTTGATGATGGCAGTTTTATTGGCTTTTGGATTGAATTATTTTTAAATAAATTTTAGGTTGAAGCAGATTGAATGTTGCAAAATGATGGACATGAAAATCATACGGTCTAAAAAAACAGACTCGGAAAAATTAACGGAAATCGCAAAAAAAGCAAAAGCTTTTTGGGGGTACTCGGAAGAGTTGATTAAGCTTTGGGAAAATGATTTGACCATCACGGAACACTACATCAAAAAAAGCAAGACTTACCACATCGAAAAAGATGAAACCATCATCGGTTTTTATAGTTTTTTTGAGCAAGAACCAAAAGTAGTTTGTTTAGACAACTTCTTCATAAAACCCGACTATATCGGAAAAGGTTTTGGAAGAATTTTGATGGAAGATTTTTTCAAGAAAATTAAGAAAACAGAATATGATAGAGTAGTTCTTAATTCCGACCCAAACGCAGTTTCTTTTTATGAAAAATTTGGTTTTGGCACTTTGATGTTGGAATCTACAAAAATTGAAGGCAGATTTTTACCTGTGATGATAAAAAATTTGAAACTAGAAATAAGCACCTTTAAACCTTAAACTTGAAACAAAACTATTGTTATGAAAATAAAATTCCTGGGACAAAACTGTTTTTTGTTCACATATAACGGCAAAAATATACTTTCTGATCCTTTTTATAACTTTCAAAAAGAAAAATCAGGTTTTGATATTAATTCGCAAAAAATTGATTATGTGTTGATTACTCATGCACACGGTGACCATATTGCAGACGTGAAGGAACTTTTAGAAACACATCCCGAAGCAACACTCATCGGACAACCCGAAATTTGCGGTTATTTTAAGCATCCAAATTCTATCGACATTAATTTCGGCGGTTCTGCAAAATTTGATGATTTGAAGATTTCCATGGTTCCTGCAAGTCACACTTCAAGTTTTCCAGATGGAACTTATGGTGGAGAACCTTGTGGTTACATGTTCAGGTTTCAAGGGAAAAATATTTATTTTGCGGGCGATACGGGAATTATGGCAGATATGGAAATTTTTCCAAGACTGTTCGGAAATATCGATTTGGCAATACTTCCAGTTGGTTCTCATTACACCATGTGCGCAAGAAAAGCAAGTTTTGCCGCTGCAGAACTATTGAATACAAAAAAAGTGATCGGTTGTCATTTCGACACTTTTCCGCCAATTAAAATCAATCACGAAGAAGCGAAAGAACTTTTTGCAGAAAGGAATATCGATTTCGCTTTACCGCAATTGGGAGAGGAGTTTGAAATTTAATTGATACTTCGCCAATACCTCACGTTATTTTTTGTATTTTTGTTGAAAATTTAGAAAATATGATTAAGAAAAATAAAGAAATTTGGAAGGAGTATCCTTTAAATTTGGGATTTCCAACTGATTTTAGAATTGAGTTTTCAAATTTGGGTAGAATGAAGACGTTTTCTAGACTTGCTCCAAAAGGAAGTATTATTAAGGGTTCGTTACAAGGCGGTTTTCCCATTTTCAGAACTACATTTACGGATGAACTCAAACCTAAAGATGCCGAAAAACTTCAAGAACTCGATAAAGAAATTGCAGAACTTAATGCCGAAATTAAAAACTTTGGATTAAAATCACCTATTGAGAATAAATCCGAAAACTTGCGCGATAAACTAGATGATTTAAAGAACAGAAGAGCTGAACTCGTTAAGACAAGGTCAAAACTTAATACAAAGTTTAGAAAGAAAGTTTCAAAATATGTAGCGATTTTGGTTCATAAAGCGGTTGCGGAATTATTTATAGGAAAACCTTTAGATGAGTCTAGAAAGTTTGTAATCCACCACGATTTCGATAAGTTAAATAATAACGTGGAAAATTTAGGATGGGCAACTCAGGAAGAATTAACCGAACGCCAAATGAAACATCCGAAAGTCATTCTGAACCAGTTCAAAAAGCAATTCGAAGATAAAAAACCGAATGTAAGAAGTACCAAACTCTCGGAAAACGACGTACTTTTCATCAAATCAAAATTGGGAAAAAAAGGAGTGACGATGAAGAAATTGGCGCATCAGTTTGGGGTTTCAGAAATGCAGATTCACCGCATCAAAACGGGAGAAAACTGGAGCCACGTAAAAACAGTGAGTGAACTAAAAGCAGAAATGCAAAAATAAAGAAACAAAAAA
Encoded proteins:
- the ccsA gene encoding cytochrome c biogenesis protein CcsA; protein product: MKKLQNILISTRTMAVLLLVYAAAMGYATFLENDYGTPTAKALIYEAKWFEFVMLLLILNFIGNISRYRLWRREKWPVLVFHLSFILIFIGGAITRYISYEGIMHIREGETSNSVITDKNFFKIQIEEKGDVLNYQDVPYLMSPLHKNFKANYDYHGKQISVKATDFIQRKKDSLVADQSGEEFLHVVSAGQKGRENIYIKSGESKSVNGTLVTYNRPIEGAVEFKDDNGNLMIKTPVDAEFMTMATQATGATKKDEFQPLALRSLYTINDLRLVVPEGLKKGKLIAYEGDRKKDKDVPDQLTVEVQGPKTKQLVNLSVEKGNPNAFKQISMDGMNIILGFGPKVYNTPFSLKLDDFVMETYPGSSSPSAYESHVQIIDRGKQTPYKIYMNHVLNHGGYRFFQASFDPDRQGTVLSVNHDFWGTLITYIGYFFLFTAMFIVFFWKGTHFWKLNKMLKNVNKKRTLSVLLILLSLSFNAQKIETHGTDDGSGKQQKHSSNDGHDHGNADAALLLETKPVKEQNSLALRSPKPISPDEIIARNKISKEHADKFAYLLVQNYEGRIVPMNTQALDVLRKLYKKDSFKGTDGKSLTANQWFLSINTDTASWTMVPIIKVGTKGGDELAKKTKANEDGYTTLMSLFPADAQGNLHYVLEDDYQEAFRKKPAEQTNYDKEVIAVNDRVQAFNEFFSGQFMRIVPVQNDPNSTWHSWLDQKFEPDMESQKVMGPYFSEVLAAQKSGDWSKADAELVKLEQYQQTWGKNVVPPKSKVDLEVFMNKVNINFHLLIFYTIIGGLLLLLGFIELFKPNKIINKTIKILIMIGLVGYFAQFLGLVARWYISGHAPWSNGYEAIIFISWVGITAGLVLYRNSNALIPAAGFMVAVIMMGFAHGGSALDPQITPLVPVLKSYWLIIHVAIITASYGFFGLSMVIAVIVLFFYIFANKKVYKIHHDHTVKELTIVSEMSLTIGLYALTVGTFLGGIWANESWGRYWSWDPKETWAFISVMVYAFVLHMRLVPGLRGRWAFHVAALFAISSVVMTYFGVNYYLSGLHSYAAGDPIPVPLWVYLGLVFMVTLSVVSYLRFRELQKSLKIKA
- a CDS encoding putative signal transducing protein; this translates as MSELVSLIQSSYLYEIELAKSKLASREIPSYIKNEYVNNVAVFPIAQNYYLMVSERDFENAQNILEEDDSLDDNEIL
- a CDS encoding 1,4-dihydroxy-2-naphthoyl-CoA synthase, whose product is MIDWKTVKEYEDITYKKCGAVARIAFNRPEVRNAFRPKTTSELYDAFYHVSEDPSVGVVLLTGEGPSPKDGGHAFCSGGDQKARGHQGYVGDDGRHRLNILEVQRLIRFMPKVVIAVVNGWAVGGGHSLHVVCDLTLASEEHAIFKQTDADVTSFDGGYGSAYLAKMVGQKKAREIFFLGRNYSAKEAEDMGMVNAVIPHADLEDTAFQWAQEILGKSPMSIRMLKFAMNLTDDGMVGQQVFAGEATRLAYMTDEAKEGRNAFLEKRKPDFGENKWIS
- the menA gene encoding 1,4-dihydroxy-2-naphthoate octaprenyltransferase, encoding MLDWIQAARLRTLPLSMSGIIMGSFIARWRILENGGTWDWKIFAMAILVTLLYQILSNFANDYGDGIKGTDKLRGNEAEQRAVASGKISANQMRNAVILFAILSLIATVALLYLAFYPDFIKEFWTFVGLGIACILAAIGYTVGKKPYGYLGLGDIFVFVFFGLVSVCGSYFLFTKTFDWDILIPATAVGMLSTAVLNLNNMRDIESDELSGKKTLALRLGFKYAMVYEIVLLMLPLILILTFLGVNGFIKDGKYYPFIVMILLFPMTALRRKIMAVKEPRELDPFLKQVGILTLMMAVLLAFGLNYF
- a CDS encoding GNAT family N-acetyltransferase, with the translated sequence MKIIRSKKTDSEKLTEIAKKAKAFWGYSEELIKLWENDLTITEHYIKKSKTYHIEKDETIIGFYSFFEQEPKVVCLDNFFIKPDYIGKGFGRILMEDFFKKIKKTEYDRVVLNSDPNAVSFYEKFGFGTLMLESTKIEGRFLPVMIKNLKLEISTFKP
- a CDS encoding metal-dependent hydrolase, with amino-acid sequence MKIKFLGQNCFLFTYNGKNILSDPFYNFQKEKSGFDINSQKIDYVLITHAHGDHIADVKELLETHPEATLIGQPEICGYFKHPNSIDINFGGSAKFDDLKISMVPASHTSSFPDGTYGGEPCGYMFRFQGKNIYFAGDTGIMADMEIFPRLFGNIDLAILPVGSHYTMCARKASFAAAELLNTKKVIGCHFDTFPPIKINHEEAKELFAERNIDFALPQLGEEFEI
- a CDS encoding HNH endonuclease; translation: MIKKNKEIWKEYPLNLGFPTDFRIEFSNLGRMKTFSRLAPKGSIIKGSLQGGFPIFRTTFTDELKPKDAEKLQELDKEIAELNAEIKNFGLKSPIENKSENLRDKLDDLKNRRAELVKTRSKLNTKFRKKVSKYVAILVHKAVAELFIGKPLDESRKFVIHHDFDKLNNNVENLGWATQEELTERQMKHPKVILNQFKKQFEDKKPNVRSTKLSENDVLFIKSKLGKKGVTMKKLAHQFGVSEMQIHRIKTGENWSHVKTVSELKAEMQK